A portion of the Bombus terrestris chromosome 3, iyBomTerr1.2, whole genome shotgun sequence genome contains these proteins:
- the LOC105667188 gene encoding dual specificity protein phosphatase 19: protein MDLNSLIRSKKLQLKKCKTIVTNTLGQKYVEIDGINTELSSTATPFVIDDRPDLQIAHVIQGLFLSSQDPVVSKEILQKRKIRHVLSIGIDASVKFDDIKYYYCDLLDLPESDLLLAIKKCIKIIHEHRDENILVHCNAGVSRSPAIVISYIMAYEKVSYDDAYNKVKSVRSCIKPNEGFVQQLKKAQLSNIL from the coding sequence ATGGACCTAAACAGTCTAATAAGAagtaaaaaattacaattaaaaaaatgcaAGACTATTGTAACCAACACACTTGGTCAAAAATATGTAGAGATTGATGGAATAAACACAGAATTATCCTCTACTGCTACACCATTTGTCATAGATGATAGACCAGACTTACAGATTGCACATGTAATACAAGGACTATTCCTAAGTTCCCAAGATCCTGTTGTAAGCAAAGAAATCTTGCAAAAGCGTAAAATTCGTCATGTTTTAAGCATTGGTATTGATGCATCAGTAAAATTTGATGacatcaaatattattattgtgaCTTGTTAGATTTACCTGAGTCTGATTTACTCTTAGCAATTAAGAAATGCATTAAAATCATACACGAACATCGTGATGAAAATATTCTTGTACATTGTAATGCTGGTGTATCTCGCTCACCAGCAATTGTTATATCTTATATAATGGCTTATGAAAAAGTATCTTACGATGATGcgtataataaagtaaaaagtgTAAGAAGTTGTATTAAACCTAATGAAGGATTTGTACAGCAATTAAAAAAAGCAcaactttcaaatatattatag
- the LOC100650145 gene encoding tRNA pseudouridine synthase-like 1 isoform X2, with the protein MYTCAYILSGMQKNIVKNTNIQIYDIDTIQGAIESAFSTLIPKCAVWPRLTCCSRTDHGVHAIHNLAHIDVKNKYSTIYNPVEALRYVNRYLINCSHNIRVLEAIPVKNTFHVRKCANSRTYLYRVLRAKNKNDHKIPIIEMDHCLHLKSDTFDPERIKRAIQLFMGTKDFRTFSAKTISNKPIKYVRNLYSLTFEKGSPLMPFDPLSENFEFWEFKCSAKSFLYKQVRRIVGTLIALGTGQITEKDIVVMLQVPGHHNFLPILRAAPSNGLYLLDVGYNQEYLDEHIIKYKISDNGIVIPLDETEV; encoded by the exons atgtatacatgtgcGTATATTTTGAG tGGAATGCaaaaaaatatagttaaaaatacaaatattcagATATATGATATTGATACCATTCAAGGTGCTATAGAAAGTGCTTTTTCAACATTGATTCCAAAATGTGCAGTGTGGCCAAGATTAACTTGTTGTAGTAG AACAGATCATGGTGTACATGCGATACATAATTTAGCTCACATtgatgtaaaaaataaatatagtactatttacaaTCCTGTCGAGGCACTTAGATATGTTAATCGGTATCTTATTAACTGCAGTCACAATATAAG GGTATTGGAAGCAATTCCAGTAAAGAATACATTTCATGTAAGAAAATGTGCAAATTCTAGAACTTATCTTTATAGAGTTCTGAGAGCTAAGAATAAAAATGATCACAAAATTCCTATAATAGAAATGGATCATTGTCTGCATCTTAA GTCAGATACTTTTGATCCTGAAAGAATAAAACGTGCAATACAACTTTTTATGGGAACAAAAGATTTCAGAACATTTTCTGCAAAAACTATATCAAACAAACCAATTAAGTATGTAAGGAATTTGTACAGTTTAACTTTTGAGAAAGGTTCTCCACTTATGCCATTTGATCCTCTCTctgaaaattttgaattttgggAATTTAAATGTTCAGCAAAATCTTTTCTATATAAGCAG gTTAGGCGAATTGTAGGTACTTTAATTGCTTTAGGTACAGGtcaaataacagaaaaagaTATAGTTGTAATGTTACAAGTTCCTGGCCATCACAATTTTCTACCTATTTTACGGGCAGCCCCATCAAATGGTTTATACCTTTTGGATGTAGGATATAACCAAGAGTACTTAGATgaacatattataaaatataaaatatccgatAATGGAATAGTCATACCATTAGATGAAACCGAAGTATAA
- the LOC100650145 gene encoding tRNA pseudouridine synthase-like 1 isoform X1, which yields MTRYFIKFSYLGTLYSGMQKNIVKNTNIQIYDIDTIQGAIESAFSTLIPKCAVWPRLTCCSRTDHGVHAIHNLAHIDVKNKYSTIYNPVEALRYVNRYLINCSHNIRVLEAIPVKNTFHVRKCANSRTYLYRVLRAKNKNDHKIPIIEMDHCLHLKSDTFDPERIKRAIQLFMGTKDFRTFSAKTISNKPIKYVRNLYSLTFEKGSPLMPFDPLSENFEFWEFKCSAKSFLYKQVRRIVGTLIALGTGQITEKDIVVMLQVPGHHNFLPILRAAPSNGLYLLDVGYNQEYLDEHIIKYKISDNGIVIPLDETEV from the exons atgacaagatattttattaaattttcatatcttGGTACACTATACAG tGGAATGCaaaaaaatatagttaaaaatacaaatattcagATATATGATATTGATACCATTCAAGGTGCTATAGAAAGTGCTTTTTCAACATTGATTCCAAAATGTGCAGTGTGGCCAAGATTAACTTGTTGTAGTAG AACAGATCATGGTGTACATGCGATACATAATTTAGCTCACATtgatgtaaaaaataaatatagtactatttacaaTCCTGTCGAGGCACTTAGATATGTTAATCGGTATCTTATTAACTGCAGTCACAATATAAG GGTATTGGAAGCAATTCCAGTAAAGAATACATTTCATGTAAGAAAATGTGCAAATTCTAGAACTTATCTTTATAGAGTTCTGAGAGCTAAGAATAAAAATGATCACAAAATTCCTATAATAGAAATGGATCATTGTCTGCATCTTAA GTCAGATACTTTTGATCCTGAAAGAATAAAACGTGCAATACAACTTTTTATGGGAACAAAAGATTTCAGAACATTTTCTGCAAAAACTATATCAAACAAACCAATTAAGTATGTAAGGAATTTGTACAGTTTAACTTTTGAGAAAGGTTCTCCACTTATGCCATTTGATCCTCTCTctgaaaattttgaattttgggAATTTAAATGTTCAGCAAAATCTTTTCTATATAAGCAG gTTAGGCGAATTGTAGGTACTTTAATTGCTTTAGGTACAGGtcaaataacagaaaaagaTATAGTTGTAATGTTACAAGTTCCTGGCCATCACAATTTTCTACCTATTTTACGGGCAGCCCCATCAAATGGTTTATACCTTTTGGATGTAGGATATAACCAAGAGTACTTAGATgaacatattataaaatataaaatatccgatAATGGAATAGTCATACCATTAGATGAAACCGAAGTATAA
- the LOC100649085 gene encoding pickpocket protein 11: MKAKFVWWWKIIKQYLTNCTIHGVKYLVNDQLSYIERLFWLIFCALSWYGCANMIKDVVRNYIQYPVALTTETTYVDWQTPFPTVAFCITSTSAIKKYFKRNPGLFTNYSNPNFLRASTEDLLSLYQEMRVPCEEFLAECTWNNVKFDCCTEFQELRKTGVGYCIAMNTFHLKPGVRFFVNRTVKYGDLIVDIRLDAKMKRYLFAGFTVHLLNNLKLPMLNNVGMDEIRIKAGRTTRVEFIMKDTFNEVGVKNIAAEHRGCRFRDEIRPNNLFNIYSSDSCYLEVIIERMIKLCGCVNFYYLVPQGARACNGTETICIIANKTNIDLQSLRDEGCLPDCEGTLLLVNRLEPSEYDTPSQMYARLHFTLLSHPTVRYRRYVVNDLLDVIVSVGSAVGLFMGASILSIFELPYWLFVRRDRIA; encoded by the exons ATGAAGGCAAAATTCGTTTGGTGGTGGAAAATTATCaaacaatatttaacaaattgtacTATCCACGGTGTTAAATATCTTGTGAACGATCAGCTTTCGTACATAGAAAG ATTATTTTGGCTAATTTTTTGTGCACTGTCTTGGTACGGTTGTGCAAATATGATTAAGGATGTAGTGAGAAATTACATTCAATATCCTGTTGCTTTAACTACCGAGACTACATATGTTGATTGGCAAACACCCTTTCCTACGGTTGCTTTTTGCATTACTTCCACTTCcgccattaaaaaatatttcaaaag AAACCCGGGATTGTTCACTAATTATTCCAACCCGAATTTCCTCCGTGCATCGACGGAAGATCTTTTGTCTCTTTATCAAGAg ATGCGTGTTCCTTGCGAAGAATTCTTGGCGGAATGCACGTGGAACAACGTAAAATTCGACTGCTGCACTGAATTTCAGGAACTGAGGAAAACTGGCGTGGGATATTGCATCGCGATGAATACGTTCCATTTGAAACCCGGTGTACGTTTCTTCGTGAATCGCACCGTGAAGTACGGCGATCTTATCGTCGATATTCGACTAGATGCAAAGATGAAGAGATATCTTTTCGCTGGATTCACA GTACAtcttttgaataatttgaagTTACCAATGCTTAACAATGTGGGGATGGACGAGATACGTATAAAAGCCGGAAGAACGACCCGAGTCGAGTTCATAATGAAAGACACGTTCAACGAGGTTGGCGTGAAGAATATTGCTGCTGAGCACAGGGGCTGTCGGTTTCGCGACGAAATACGACCGAACAATCTATTTAACATTTACAGTAGCGACTCGTGCTATCTGGAA GTAATTATAGAACGAATGATAAAGCTCTGCGGGtgcgtgaatttttattatctcgTACCCCAAGGGGCAAGAGCTTGCAACGGCACCGAGACGATCTGTATAATAGCCAATAAAACGAATATCGACTTGCAATCGCTCAGAGACGAAGGATGTCTTCCGGATTGCGAAGGGACTTTGTTGCTTGT AAATCGATTGGAACCTTCTGAATATGATACTCCGAGTCAAATGTATGCACGACTTCATTTTACCTTGCTATCACATCCAACGGTCCGTTATCGTCGATATGTGGTTAACGATCTTTTAGATGTTATAG tttctgTTGGAAGTGCGGTTGGTCTCTTCATGGGTGCCAGTATCTTAAGCATCTTCGAGTTACCGTATTGGTTATTCGTTCGTCGAGACAGAATAGcgtaa
- the LOC105667180 gene encoding uncharacterized protein LOC105667180, with product MIVISSTMSKSELEVRIAPEYSISEHPSNVDAYRNLFTLQDIQALVKHATGSDLVVHKFFLRSYSDGKLGFLGSHQKLSVEVKTANGRDILSFFVKVVPYDVPSQAEYVLDKCVFLKEKIFYRDIFPQLYHEYKDEPWTATCFLVKENLLVFEDLGVKGYSLRNMLFDKELIVSSLTSIARMHASSLLVEARLGKSLKKIYPHAFVENAFSETGKTRMWFEVSVNAIVAVAEHLGLDASLVPKACEEVYAALEMSATKRNVISHGDLWGNNMMFSNTVPPKCFLVDFQLIRYSPLAHDVVQLLYLCADRDFRGKWEEAMLKHYYSVLCEILTSTKSVSVKVPSWSELVEGMEEQRLCALITAAISFQTVLLDEKVAAEIMNNSDSYHEFEFVNRNETVLKIMKIDPVYRKRLSEIVTELVEFSFRLDKLPKPT from the coding sequence ATGATAGTTATTTCCTCAACCATGTCAAAATCAGAGCTGGAAGTTCGAATCGCGCCAGAATACTCGATCAGCGAACATCCATCTAATGTGGATGCTTATCGAAATTTATTCACCCTTCAAGATATACAAGCTTTAGTGAAACATGCAACAGGCAGCGACCTAGTGGTGCACAAATTCTTCTTGAGATCATATTCTGATGGGAAGCTCGGATTTTTGGGATCACACCAGAAGCTCAGTGTAGAAGTCAAAACCGCAAATGGGAGAGATATCCTGTCCTTCTTCGTTAAAGTCGTGCCATACGATGTACCCAGTCAAGCTGAATACGTGCTTGATAAATGTGTCTTTCTAAAGGAGAAAATCTTCTATCGTGACATATTTCCTCAACTGTATCATGAGTATAAAGATGAACCATGGACTGCAACTTGTTTCTTGGTCAAGGAGAATCTCTTGGTATTTGAAGATTTAGGTGTTAAAGGCTATTCGTTGAGAAATATGTTATTCGACAAAGAGCTCATTGTATCCAGTTTAACATCCATTGCCAGAATGCATGCATCCTCTCTGTTAGTGGAAGCACGTCTTGGAAAATCTTTGAAGAAAATATATCCACATGCTTTCGTTGAGAATGCTTTCTCTGAAACTGGCAAGACTAGAATGTGGTTTGAAGTAAGTGTGAATGCCATAGTTGCTGTAGCTGAACACCTTGGTCTAGATGCCAGTTTGGTACCAAAAGCTTGCGAAGAAGTATACGCAGCCTTAGAAATGTCAGCTACAAAAAGAAATGTTATTAGTCATGGAGATTTATGGGGGAATAATATGATGTTCAGTAACACAGTACCTCCCAAGTGTTTTTTGGTAGATTTTCAGCTAATAAGATATTCTCCTCTGGCGCACGACGTGGTACAATTGTTGTATCTTTGTGCTGATCGTGATTTTAGAGGAAAGTGGGAAGAGGCTATGCTGAAGCATTATTATAGTGTGTTGTGTGAAATATTGACATCAACAAAATCAGTTTCTGTGAAAGTTCCATCTTGGTCAGAATTAGTCGAAGGGATGGAAGAGCAGAGACTATGTGCTCTAATCACTGCAGCTATAAGTTTCCAGACTGTGTTATTGGATGAAAAAGTAGCTGCAGAAATTATGAATAATTCTGACAGTTATCATGAGTTTGAATTTGTAAATAGAAACGAAACAGTgctgaaaataatgaaaattgatcCGGTATATAGAAAACGATTATCAGAAATTGTTACTGAATTGGTTGAGTTCAGTTTCCGATTAGATAAATTACCAAAACCGACATAA